ACGAAAGAGTGAACGCCGAGTTCAATCAAACTAATATAAGAACTTATTTAGTTcataagattatttttttttattgaaatattttGTTTGAGAAGCTGATACCTACGTATATTATGTTTGCATATATGATGCCTGGTAAAATGGTTTTTACATATTTGTTAACCATGAAAAGTGGCACATTCTAAAGTAAATTATATATGATtaagtatcttttttttttttgaaaaagttatAAAAAATACCTGTTATGTTTTTAATGAAGTGGAAGACCCTACTCTATTCTATCTAAAagcataaaaatattttgaaaagaaattatTCCAATTTTCAGATGGTAGAAATGAGATTTCTCCACTAAGAATTTTATTTCTATAgaagaaccttttttttttctcttctttaaaaCAATCACTAGAtatgaagtatttttttttaactcctaAATAAACTATGCTCTTCTTATGTGTCTCAATCATAGGCTGCCTTAatgttcatcatatatagcgttttttttttgttttctgttttttgacttttttttccCCTATCGTTTCTTTGGTTCTACGCTTCTGCAGCTGTAAGCAAACCTTGAGAGAACCCCACGGGTTTCACGTCTCCTGGAAACTAATGCAGCTAACTCCCCGAATCAAAGGAATCTGATTCAACTAGCCGGTCAACTTGGTTGCTGATTTTGCTTCTGACAAATATAAATCGTAGTGGTGTCTTCTCGACCGTCCAAAGTCCATGGAATATTCATCAAATCCTAGATCTCGAAATAACATCATTTTTGTGCATGCAAGTGGAGATAAGCACCATTGAATAGAGCTCcacttattatatttttattattctttttaaGCGTGTGAACGCGTTCTTTGGTTAAGCGCCTTTAAGGACTAGAGCTTGGGAAGTATAAAAAAGTAATGTTCGTTCAGCTTAAATAATTGGTCAGACATTTCAGTGTCTATCACGGGCTGTACAATCTTATTATATGATTGTTTTCTTTGTATCTTGTTTGCTAATTAACTGATCGATCACAAAACGACGCGGAATTCGAAGTAAGAGATAAATATAGAAGGGCTATTGGGATGGAGTATGGGTGCCACGTATCTCTCGATGCTTTGGATGGAAAAGATGTTTCACGTTTGCTAAGGCGTCAAGAATCTAAAATTacgtaacattttttttttttttgtgtcataGGCACCGATGAAGCTGCGGAGAACCATGCAGAcatattaatcccacatcaattatttattaaataaattttaaatacttatataaaattaaaaaaataaataatattttttgattattttattttttgaaattctaGATTATAACAAATAGTAGGCTCCTTCCATAATTCATACAAACTAGGAAACACTATAACACGAATTTATTAAAATTAACTACAGTTCAATTGTATGgttgtaattagatttaaataaatttgatactaaaaattaaataaagagAATATCAGAGAACTCGTGCCGGAGCTAGGGTTTTTTTGCCATGCATTGTGCCGATcaccatattttctttttataggcCCGATGCTTGGCCTATAGAGAGAAGATACTGCAACAAGCATGATGTATGGCCCTATTGGTGCATACAATGTAGAATTTAATTACTCCGTACCGTGCATGCAATGTAGGGTTTGGTTGCTTGGTCCGAGATACAATCCGTGGTTTTGGCTCCCTATTGCAGCTTCTACCAAGCTACGGACAACCATAACAATTATTACTACAGTCCATCCCCTCGGCTCTAATAGCCACCGTGTATGATTCCTTTTCCACACATTAAATACGAATCACACAGCTGTGCATGACTCTTTCCATCGCCTTTATTACTTCCTCTCCTGCCGATGCTCGATTTAGATTCGTATTCTCcaaccctttttcttttttttggtaaaaaaatagaAGTGGGAAAGAAATCTCACTAGTGCAGCAGCTCCCAATAAGCCCTCCTTTCACCAGAGAATATTTAATATAGATCATAAATTTTCGTATACCCTCTCCAACCCATAGATTTCTGCTACTAGATTTCTCACCTACGTATGAGTACGTCACCCCAACGACACCAGAGGACCATTAGCGCTTCCACCGAAAGGATTCAAGTATGAGGCATCCGATCTCCAAATTTAATCGATGCCTGCGCATTTCGAACCTGGACCAGTAGTTTTCCTTTTGGAACTAAAACTAACCGCCAAAGAAATGAAACTACAGCATTATTTATTAATACCCAAATAATTGAACACAAtgccattattttattttattttttatactaAGACCGATGGATTATTTCTGACGAATATtgatgcacccaataaaattcaaaaataaaatatctcgaAATATCAGGAGCAATTTTCCATCTCCAGCCCATAGAATACTACTGGAGTGACTAGCTACATAATGAGCCACCCAGTCTGCAGCTCTATTAGCTTCACGAAAAACATGCTTGACCTGAAAGGCTTCTTCATCCTTCAATATTGTCCAGGTATCTCGGAGAAAAGAATGAACACAACCATTATCCCGTGAGATGCAACCATTATCCCGTGGGGATCTTCGGATCCATTTGATGACCGTGGCCGGGTCTATGCGGTCAAGTCCTCCTTCGAATGATAAGGAAATGCCATTCTCGAGCACACTAGTACCACACATTGTaattaaacatataaaaaacTTTTCTTCTTTCCGTCTCCATATCACACCATTATTTATATTTAGCATCATGtctgaaaaaggaaaagaagtcaGACATCGAATAAAAAACAAGTAATTAGAAACTTCTACGGCACTCCACtgccaaaagaaagaaagggttcATTATTATTACAGAAATCTTAACAGCAATCCACAACGAATACACAGAaatgaaggaaagaaaatttcatcTCAATCAGAATACGAGAAAAAGAATAATATCCCAATAATGACAAAACAAAGGGAACTATCATACTTTTTTAAAAACCCTAATTCCCCTAAATTTACACACCAGTAGCACTCCCTCTGCAGTCTGCCCCCCCAATTTTCGAAGCGTTTTTCCTGCGTTTTTTCTCTTGCGGAATGACTTTCTTCTAGAAAGTCCACTTCCAGATCTTGAACCTGAGCCTGACCTGGCACGTGGCGTCAGGGTGAGACGGAGACGGGGCGGTCTTCCCCTTGGGCGCGGCGACGTCGATCCCCACGCAGTGAACCTTGATCCACATCTTTTTAGTCTTGAGTCCACCGATCTTCACCCCAGCCTTCGTCTCCAGATCGATCTCCAGCGGGAGCTTGCTCTTTTTCTTCAGATCCGCCGCCGCCGACGCGTCCACGCTCTCGCCGGAGGTCGACACCGTCGTCCTGAGAATGGTGGTGTTCTTGGTGTCGTGGACGAACGCCGGGAACGACCCGTCGCCGACGTCGACACCGCCGGAGGAGACGGATATGGAGATGGGGTCGTAGAGGTAGACGAGCTTCTTGTTGGGGTTGCGGGCGGTCACGGAGAGGTCGAGGCGGGAGGCGAGATGGTTGGAGGCAGTGACGTTGAGGGCGGCAAGGCGGAGGGAGGTGACGGTGAAATCGGGGCGGCGGGGGCGGTAGAGTACGTAGAAGACGCCGCCGGCGATGGCGGCGAGGAGGACGAGGGCGATGAGGATGAGGGCGAGCCAGAGGCAGCAGGCGCAGCAGCAGCCAcggcggctccggcggcggGGCTTCATTGGCTGGGGGCGGTAGGACGGGCGGTTGGCGCCATACGCCTGGGCCTTGGTGGCGGGGAACGACGGCGGCCCTCCGCCAGTGTTGACGGCCCGGGGACGTTGGAGGTTGGGCTTGGAGGAAGGATACACTCTGTCTGCCATTCCCCCCTTGGCGATCGAATTCTCTCTCCActccttcttccccttctctTGGGAACGGGATCTGGGTTTAGAGT
This is a stretch of genomic DNA from Phoenix dactylifera cultivar Barhee BC4 chromosome 9, palm_55x_up_171113_PBpolish2nd_filt_p, whole genome shotgun sequence. It encodes these proteins:
- the LOC103709573 gene encoding NDR1/HIN1-like protein 13 encodes the protein MADRVYPSSKPNLQRPRAVNTGGGPPSFPATKAQAYGANRPSYRPQPMKPRRRSRRGCCCACCLWLALILIALVLLAAIAGGVFYVLYRPRRPDFTVTSLRLAALNVTASNHLASRLDLSVTARNPNKKLVYLYDPISISVSSGGVDVGDGSFPAFVHDTKNTTILRTTVSTSGESVDASAAADLKKKSKLPLEIDLETKAGVKIGGLKTKKMWIKVHCVGIDVAAPKGKTAPSPSHPDATCQVRLRFKIWKWTF